The DNA segment AAACCGAGATCGGCTAACGCTTTTGCTTTTTTGAGTCCTTGCTTTGCGGCATCTTTTGGACTTGAGGTTGCAGCAGCGTTATTTAATGAGGCGACGTTACCAAATGATAAACCAGCGTAATTATGCGTTGGCCCAACGAGGCCGTCGAAATTCGCTTCAAAATGCTTCATTCTTGTTTTCCTTTAGGGTGTCTCAGGTTGTAATTTCTTTTCTGAGTTGTAATTATTACGGTCAGTATACTTAAGCTTGAGTGCTGCACAAGCGAGTATAATTTGGTGAGAATATTGAATTTGCATCAAAATGCACAACTGATACATGCTTGATGACTATTAATGAAATATTAGTTTTTAAATACGCACTATTTTTTTTCACATTTATTTCGAAAACGGTTAAAAAATGGTACTTCAGTGCAAAAAAAAGAGGGATTAGCTTGAAACTCATTACACAACACTCTATATATGGAGCCAAATTTCCGATTTTTGAGACTCGTTGGCGCAAATTAATCTATGGGTAAATCGCTAGTAATCGTCGAATCACCGGCCAAAGCCAAGACTATTAATAAATATCTAGGCAAAGATTTCATCGTTAAGTCGAGTGTGGGTCACATCCGTGATCTGCCTACATCATCGAGTTCAGAAGCTAAAGTTGTTAGTAAAACGGCTGCTGAAGTGAAGAAGATGTCTCCAGAGGAGAAGGCTGAGTATAAGAGTTTAAAAGCGAAGCAAGCGTTAGTTGCGCGTATGGGGGTCGATCCCGAAAATGGCTGGAAAGCCAAATATCAAACTTTACCTGGTAAAGAAAAAGTCGTTAAAGAACTTCAAACTCTGGCAGCATCTGCTGACCATATCTATCTCGCAACCGATTTGGATAGAGAGGGAGAAGCAATTGCTTGGCATCTACAGCAAGTGATCGGTGGTGACGAGTCTCGTTATCAGCGTGTGGTATTTAACGAGATTACTAAGTCTGCTATCCAAGATGCATTTAGTCAGCCATCAGTGCTCGACACTAACATGGTCAATGCACAGCAAGCACGTCGCTTCTTAGACCGTGTTGTAGGCTTTATGGCATCACCACTGTTGTGGAAGAAAGTGGCACGTGGTTTATCTGCGGGTCGCGTACAGTCTGTGGCTGTTCGTCTAGTGGTTGAGCGTGAAAGCGAAATTAAAGCATTTGTGCCAGAAGAGTTCTGGGATGTTCATGCTGAGTTAAATACCTTAACCGATGACTTGCTGAAGATGCAGGTCGTTAAGTTCCAAGGCAAAGCATTTAACCCGGTTAATGAAACTCAAGCCCAAACTGCAGTTAGTCAATTATCTCAGTCAAGCTTTGTGGTGGCTGCTCGTGAAGATAGAGCAACATCAAGCAAGCCCTCTGCACCATATATCACTTCAACGTTACAGCAAGCTGCGAGTACGCGTTTAGGTTATGGCGTTAAGAAGACCATGATGATGGCTCAACGTTTGTATGAAGCGGGCCATATTACTTATATGCGTACCGACTCGACAAACCTAAGCCAAGAAGCGCTAGATAATGTGCGCGATATGATTGCTAAAGAATATGGCGATAAGTATCTGCCAGAATCTCCGATCCGTTATGGCAGCAAAGAGGGCGCTCAAGAGGCTCACGAAGCGATTCGTCCTTCTAACGTAAAAGTTAGCGCAGCATCTTTGTCGGACATGGAGCGTGACGCACAGCGTCTTTACGAGCTTATTTGGCGTCAGTTTGTGTCTTGTCAGATGACTCCTGCAAAATACGATGCAACTCGTTTGACCGTTAAAGCCGGTGATTATGAGTTAAAAGCGACGGGCCGTACTCTACGTTTTGATGGTTGGACACGCGTTCAAACAGCCATCAAGAAGAAAAACGAAGAAGACAACACCTTGCCATATGTGGCACAAGGTGATGCCGTTACGCTAAAAGAGTTACAGCCTAAGCAGCACTTTACTAAGCCGCCAGCGCGTTTCAGTGAAGCTTCTCTTGTTAAAGAGTTAGAAAAGCGCGGTATTGGTCGTCCATCTACCTATGCAACGATTATTTCAACCATTCAAGACCGTGGTTATGTGAAAGTTGAAAACCGTCGATTCTACGCTGAGAAGATGGGTGAAATTGTCAGTGACAGCTTAGTCGGTAGTTTTCAAGATCTGATGAGCTATGACTTCACTGCGAGCATGGAGCAAACATTAGATGATGTTGCCCAGGGTAAGCTTGAGTGGAAGAAAGTACTTGATGTCTTCTATAAAGATTTCACTAAACAGCTAGAAATTGCAGAGTTACCACCAGAAGAGGGCGGTATGCGCCCGAATGAAATGGTGATCGCTGATGATATTAAGTGTCCGACTTGTGGTCGTCCAATGGGGATCCGAACGGGGACTACTGGCGTATTCCTTGGCTGTTCAGGTTATGCATTACCACCTAAAGAGCGTTGTAAGACGACCTTGAACTTAACGCCTGGTGAAGAAGCGATAAGTGAAGGTGGTGAAGATGCTGAAACTGAAGCGCTGCGTGCTAAACACCGTTGTGGTATCTGTGGTACTGCCATGGATAGCTACCTAATTGATGAAAAACGTAAGCTGCATGTATGTGGTAATAACCCTACCTGTAATGGTTACGAAGTCGAAGCCGGTCAGTTTAAGATCAAGGGCTACGAAGGTCCGATTATTGAGTGTGATCGTTGTGGCAACGATATGGAGCTTAAAAACGGTCGTTTTGGTAAGTACTTTGGTTGTACTAACTCTGAGTGTAAGAATACGCGTAAACTGCTTAAGAGTGGCGAAGCTGCGCCGCCTAAAGAAGATCCTATTCATTTACCAGAGCTTAAATGTACTAAATCAGATGCATACTTTGTATTACGAGACGGCGCCGCAGGTATTTTCCTTGCCGCGAGTACTTTCCCTAAGTCACGAGAAACACGTGGTCCGTTAGTGGAAGAACTGATTAAGTATCGTGAGCTACTATGGCCTAAGTATCAGTATCTAGCCGATGCTCCAGTGGCAGATGATGACGGTAACCTGGCTTCTGTGCGCTTTAGCCGTAAGACTAAAGAGCAGTATGTAGCGACCGATGTTGATGGCAAGGCTACTGGCTGGTCATCAAAGTATATTGATGGCAAGTGGGTTACTGAGGCGAAAGCAAAAGCTAAACCGAAGGCCAAAGCTAAGCCAAAGGCTAAGGCGAAAAAAGCAGAGTAATTTGTTTTTCTAAGCCATAAAAAAGCCCCGAATCGTCGGGGCTTTTTTGTGCTTATGGATTAATGCAATTGGTATAAAGTTAACAGGATTATACTGATTGGTAATTATACTGATTGGTATTAGTCATCTAACTAGAAACAACTTATCTCCTCAACCTGTCTCTTAACCTAGCCCCATACTAAAAATGATGATTTAGCTTTACCATTTCTTCTTCGGTTGGAACAACACATCAATATCATCGTCATCGCTTTTTGATTTTATTACCACAGGTTGAGCGGATTTTTGAGCTCCAGTGATCTCCTCAAGCATGGCTTTCGCTTCTTCTACCTTTTGGGCGATAAATGGATCATTTGGGGTCTGGGCCTTAATCGTATGTAGCGTAGCTAACGCCTTAGTGACCATCTGCTTGGCTGAACCATACTGCTTCATAAAGCAGGCTGCTCTACTTCTCCCTAGCATAGAGTCAACATTTATACGTAGCTGTAAGCTATCGATACGCTGCTCTTCTTGGCTGAAAACACTGGGATCAACTTTGCCCTTGTTATGCTCGGCTCGTAAAATCGCTTTCATCTTTTTAAGCGTTTGTACAAGGGTGAGGATCTGTCGGTCACTGTCTGGCAAACGAAATAGCTCGATAGCGGGCGCAGGTTTTGGCGTGGACTGCAGCACTTGGATCTGGCCACGCAAATCAATTAGACGGCGTTCGTAATCGCTACTCTGATTACGAGCGATAGGAAGCGCGCCAGTCAGTGCGTTTTCAACTCTTCGGTAAAGCATAAGAATAAGATCTGATGAGCAAGGGAACAGGCCTGTATTAGATAAAACTTCTTCGGTCTCATCGATCACAGCTCTATGGCGTGCAAGCTCAATACGTCGCTCAGCTTCTACTCGTGCCTTTTGTTGCTGAATGATGCTAATTCCGATTACTAGAAGTAATAGGACGCCGAGTAAAATCAAGACTGAAGCAAATATCATAGCAAAACCAATAAATTTACAATTCGTTTAATGCTACTATAAATCAACATTCTAGGGTAGTAATCTTCATCATGCTTTCGATATAACTGCTTCGCAGTGTTCGACTATTATGCTATATTCCATTTGATTTAATTATTGCCTTGTACTATAACCAATAATTATAGTTAAATGCGTCATTACTTATTTATTAGACAGGTACTTCGCCTGCCCATTGGAAGGATAAAAGATGAAGTTGCAGCAACTTAGGTATATTGCAGAGGTCGTAAATCACAATCTCAATGTTTCTGCTACCGCGGAAAATCTGTATACATCTCAGCCTGGTATCAGTAAACAAGTACGTATGCTTGAAGATGAACTAGGGATCCAAATTTTTGGGCGTAGCGGCAAACACCTCACTCATGTTACCCCTGCGGGTCAGCAGGTGATCAACATTGCCAATGATATACTTGGTAAGGTTGAAAGCATCAAGAAAGTGGCAGAAGAGTACACTAAGCCCGATCAAGGTGAACTCAATATCGCCACCACAGATACCCAAGCACGTTATGCATTGCCGCATATCATTCGAGGCTTCATTGACCGTTATCCTAAAGTTAACTTACATATGCACCAAGGTACGCCATCACAGATCAGTGAGCTGGCCGCTAGAGGCGATGCTGACTTTGCGATAGCGACTGAAGCAATGCACCTGTACAGTGACTTGATCATGCTGCCTTGTTATCACTGGAACCGCTCTATTGTGGTAACGCGTGATCATCCGTTGGCATCGAGAAGCAATATTAGTATTGAAGATCTCGCTCGTTTCCCCTTGGTCACTTATGTATTTGGCTTTGATCGTGCATCTGAAATCGAAAAATCCTTTAACCGCGCAGGGCTTGAACCAAGAGTCGTCTTCAGTGCAACCAGCGCCGATGTGCTGAAAACTTATGTAAGGCTTGGACTCGGTGTCGGAGTGATTGCCTCGATGGCGATTGACGAGCATATGGATAAAGATTTAGTCGCAATCGATGCCAGTCACCTATTTGCCCATAGCACGACTAAGATAGGTTTTAGGAAAGGAAACTTTCTACGCACTTATATGTATGATTTTATTGAGTATTTCGCTCCGCACTTGACTCGTCCCGTCGTTGAGCAAGCCGTAGCGCTAAGAGATGCGCAGCAGATAGAGGCGATGTTTAAAGATATTGAGCTTCCAGTGCGCTAACAAAACATAAAAGCATAAAAAACCTCGCTATTGCGAGGTTTTTTGTTTTTAGACGTTAAGCTATTGAGTTATACCAACTATACAAAAGTCAGTGATTAACACTCTACGATATTAACCGCTAGGCCGCCCTTAGCGGTTTCTTTGTACTTACTACGCATATCTTTACCGGTATCCATCATGGTCTTAATCACCTTGTCGAGTGAGACCTTATGGTTACCATCACCTCGCATCGCCATGCGAGAGGCATTAATCGCTTTTACCGCACCCATAGCATTACGCTCGATACAAGGCACCTGTACTAGGCCGCCTACAGGGTCGCAGGTTAATCCTAGGTTATGCTCCATACCGATTTCTGCGGCATTCTCAACATGTTCAACAGTGCCGCCCATGATCTCAGTCAGCGCGGCAGCGGCCATAGAGCAAGCTACACCAACTTCACCCTGACAGCCGACCTCAGCGCCAGAGATAGATGCGTTCTTCTTATAAAGAATACCAATTGCAGCGGCGGTAAGCAGGTAGCGAGAGCATACGTCTCTATCGACTTCTTGCACAAACATGTCGTAATAACACAGTACCGCCGGAATAATACCTGCAGCGCCATTGGTTGGAGCGGTGACAACGCGATCGCCGGCGGCATTTTGCTCGTTAACTGAAAGTGCAAATAGGTCGACCCAGTCCATCGCCGTGAGTGGATCAACACAGTTTCTGCCTTCTGCCTTCAAACGGCGGTGAAGTGAAGGTGCACGGCGTCTAAGCTTGAGCCCGCCAGGCAGTATGCCTTCTTTTTGGTAGCCACGTTCGACACAGGTCTTCATGGTTTGCCATATTTGCCACAAATTGTCGTGAATATCGTCAGCATCGGCAATGCTCAGTTCATTGGCCATCATGAGTGACGAAATGCTGAAGCCATTTTCAGTGCAAAGCTCGAGCAAATGCTGGGCCGAGTCGAAATCAAAAGGAGCCGATTTAATGGGAGCCGCAGGTGAAGCATCTTGGGCTTTAATTTCATCCTCATCGAGAATGAACCCGCCGCCGACAGAGTAATAGGTGCGATCATAAACGCATTGGCCATCTTTATATGCATATAAGGTCATAGCATTGGCGTGAGCGGGGAGGCTCTTACGTCTATGGTAAATAATGCCGTTAGCACGTGTAAAAAGTACCTCTCGACCAGAGGCAAGGAC comes from the Shewanella halifaxensis HAW-EB4 genome and includes:
- the topA gene encoding type I DNA topoisomerase, which translates into the protein MGKSLVIVESPAKAKTINKYLGKDFIVKSSVGHIRDLPTSSSSEAKVVSKTAAEVKKMSPEEKAEYKSLKAKQALVARMGVDPENGWKAKYQTLPGKEKVVKELQTLAASADHIYLATDLDREGEAIAWHLQQVIGGDESRYQRVVFNEITKSAIQDAFSQPSVLDTNMVNAQQARRFLDRVVGFMASPLLWKKVARGLSAGRVQSVAVRLVVERESEIKAFVPEEFWDVHAELNTLTDDLLKMQVVKFQGKAFNPVNETQAQTAVSQLSQSSFVVAAREDRATSSKPSAPYITSTLQQAASTRLGYGVKKTMMMAQRLYEAGHITYMRTDSTNLSQEALDNVRDMIAKEYGDKYLPESPIRYGSKEGAQEAHEAIRPSNVKVSAASLSDMERDAQRLYELIWRQFVSCQMTPAKYDATRLTVKAGDYELKATGRTLRFDGWTRVQTAIKKKNEEDNTLPYVAQGDAVTLKELQPKQHFTKPPARFSEASLVKELEKRGIGRPSTYATIISTIQDRGYVKVENRRFYAEKMGEIVSDSLVGSFQDLMSYDFTASMEQTLDDVAQGKLEWKKVLDVFYKDFTKQLEIAELPPEEGGMRPNEMVIADDIKCPTCGRPMGIRTGTTGVFLGCSGYALPPKERCKTTLNLTPGEEAISEGGEDAETEALRAKHRCGICGTAMDSYLIDEKRKLHVCGNNPTCNGYEVEAGQFKIKGYEGPIIECDRCGNDMELKNGRFGKYFGCTNSECKNTRKLLKSGEAAPPKEDPIHLPELKCTKSDAYFVLRDGAAGIFLAASTFPKSRETRGPLVEELIKYRELLWPKYQYLADAPVADDDGNLASVRFSRKTKEQYVATDVDGKATGWSSKYIDGKWVTEAKAKAKPKAKAKPKAKAKKAE
- the cysB gene encoding HTH-type transcriptional regulator CysB is translated as MKLQQLRYIAEVVNHNLNVSATAENLYTSQPGISKQVRMLEDELGIQIFGRSGKHLTHVTPAGQQVINIANDILGKVESIKKVAEEYTKPDQGELNIATTDTQARYALPHIIRGFIDRYPKVNLHMHQGTPSQISELAARGDADFAIATEAMHLYSDLIMLPCYHWNRSIVVTRDHPLASRSNISIEDLARFPLVTYVFGFDRASEIEKSFNRAGLEPRVVFSATSADVLKTYVRLGLGVGVIASMAIDEHMDKDLVAIDASHLFAHSTTKIGFRKGNFLRTYMYDFIEYFAPHLTRPVVEQAVALRDAQQIEAMFKDIELPVR
- a CDS encoding L-serine ammonia-lyase, which codes for MISVFDMFKIGIGPSSSHTVGPMKAGNIFIEQLQALDHLDSIDELRSELFGSLGQTGKGHGTGKAVILGLMGEAPDTVDTDRIDGILEQVSNNERLVLASGREVLFTRANGIIYHRRKSLPAHANAMTLYAYKDGQCVYDRTYYSVGGGFILDEDEIKAQDASPAAPIKSAPFDFDSAQHLLELCTENGFSISSLMMANELSIADADDIHDNLWQIWQTMKTCVERGYQKEGILPGGLKLRRRAPSLHRRLKAEGRNCVDPLTAMDWVDLFALSVNEQNAAGDRVVTAPTNGAAGIIPAVLCYYDMFVQEVDRDVCSRYLLTAAAIGILYKKNASISGAEVGCQGEVGVACSMAAAALTEIMGGTVEHVENAAEIGMEHNLGLTCDPVGGLVQVPCIERNAMGAVKAINASRMAMRGDGNHKVSLDKVIKTMMDTGKDMRSKYKETAKGGLAVNIVEC